In bacterium, the DNA window TTCTCGGCCATGGCGTAGGAGCTCCGCAATGTATCCCGGTCCAACCCGCACAGCGCATAGACGCGGGCGAATTCTTCGATGCTCTCGGTCCGGATCGGCTCGGAGCAGTTGACAACTGCGCGCATCGTGGACAAATCGAACCCGCGGCGCTCTTCTGCAGGGACGCGGCGGGCAAGAAACTGGAAGGCGAAGTTGGGCAGCCAGCACAAGGTGCAGCGGAGTTCAGTGGCCAGTCGCCACAATGATCCCGGCCACATCACCCAATCGGTCGGCGACTCCATCACGACGTGCAGATGTGCGACAAGGGGCAGGATAAGGCACGCGATCAGCCCCATGTCATGATAGAGCGGCAGCCAGCTGACGATCCGGTCCGTCTCGACAATATCCAGCACCTCGCAGAGTCCGACCAGTTGGTTCAGTACCGATCGGTGCGAAAGGGCGACCCCTTTTTGGAGGCCGGTGGTTCCCGCGGAGTGCTGAATGAACGCCACGTCGTCCGGGCGGGGGGCCGCCCACACGGTGTCGCTGCTCTCGGGAGGCTGCGTCGCCCCCAGCCGGACCGTCTCCACACCGGCGATCTCCGCCTCGAGTTCACGAGGAAACGTCTCGCCGAGGACAATGAAGCGAGCCTTAAGATTTCGTGTGACGCCCGACAACCCGTGCCGATACTTCTCCGGATCGGTCTTGAACGTCGGGTAGGCGAGGATCGTGGGAATCCCGCCCACGACCAGGGCACCGACAAATGCCGCGAGCAGAGTGAGACTCTGCGGCACGATCAGCACGATGGTGTCGCCTGGTCGAAGGCCACGCGCGCGGTACCGACCCGCATACGCGGCCGCCAGATCGTGAAACTCCCCAAAACTCACCGTGACGTGCTGGGGGTCGCCCCGCGGATCCCATATCGTGGCAAATGGCTTCGTGGGCGGCGCAGCCGCCAGTGCGTCCAGCAAGGTGCCGTAGGATCTCAATGTGGTCGAGATCGTCACGATGACTTACCGCAGACCAATCGACGCACCGCTCCTCCCGAGCGTCGCGGTGGCCTGCCGACGCGGCCCGTCCGCCGGCGCCGTGGCGACGAACGGAGAAAGATGATCGGATCTCAACAGCCGCATCATGAGTGTGCGCGCACCAACATAGGCGAAATATCCTCCGCCGGTCAACAGCACCACGACGTAGAAGCTGGACGGCAGAGTGAGGCGAAAGTAATTGGCAGGCGAGATGACGGCGCGAAGCATCGCGGCGGCCTCGCGCAGGCCACCGGCGTGGAACAGAATCCACCCCAACGACACGAGCGCAAACGTCGCCGCCCACGAGATCGCGGCCGTCAAAGCCCGCATCACCGGGGACTGCCAACCGGCTCCGGTCGGAATTCGCGCCCGTTGGATACACCGATGCGCGACCAGGAGGCAGCCCTGGTACACTCCCCAGGCGAGGAATGTCCACGCCGGACCATGCCAGAGGCCAAAGACTGCCATGGAGATGATCAAGGCGATGTTCCGCCACCAGAATGCTCGGCGCACCGCGGCCAGCGGGAAGAACAGATAGTCGCGAATCCAGGACGACAGGGACATGTGCCAGCGCGTCCAGAACTCCGTCGGCGTCCGGGAGAGATACGGATCGTGGAAATTTTCGCGCAGGCGAATGCCGAAGAGCCGGGCAGAGCCGATGACGATGTGGGAGTACCCCGCGAAATCAAAAAAAATCTGGAAGCCAAATCCAACCGCGAGAGCCCAGACATCGATCCCAGTCCAGGCCCGCGCTGAGTAGCTGAACCCGGCGCCTCTCCCCGCGATGGCCGCCAATTCCGTCCCCAACGCGCCCGCCAGCACCGCCTTCATGAAGAGACCATACAGCAACCGCGGCGCCCCGACAGCGACGTCGTCGAACGCCGGAGCAGGGAATCGCCGGAACTGCGACACCATCTCGGCGCACCGGCAGATCGGGCCCGAAAGGATCGTCGGCCAGAAGGCCATGTACAGGAGAAACTCGATCAACGATGGCTCCGGGTCCGCGGCCTCGCGGTAGACGTCGAGCAAGTAGCTCATGCCCTGGAACGTATAAAATGAAAGGCCGATCGGCACCACCAGGTTCTGCAGTGGGGCATTGGCAATGCCCGCGGTGCCGAGCAGCCGGCCGGAGTATTTGAAGGCGCCCAGTACCAGGAGATTGGCCGCAAGACCAGCGCACAAGAGATCAGTGCGCGGAGAGCGGCGGAGCCACCGGCCCCACGCGTAATT includes these proteins:
- a CDS encoding MBOAT family O-acyltransferase; amino-acid sequence: MSFQSASYFLFVGPVWFLSIALRSPIARQVALLGASYAFYSMWDRSFLFLLVGSSLVNYAWGRWLRRSPRTDLLCAGLAANLLVLGAFKYSGRLLGTAGIANAPLQNLVVPIGLSFYTFQGMSYLLDVYREAADPEPSLIEFLLYMAFWPTILSGPICRCAEMVSQFRRFPAPAFDDVAVGAPRLLYGLFMKAVLAGALGTELAAIAGRGAGFSYSARAWTGIDVWALAVGFGFQIFFDFAGYSHIVIGSARLFGIRLRENFHDPYLSRTPTEFWTRWHMSLSSWIRDYLFFPLAAVRRAFWWRNIALIISMAVFGLWHGPAWTFLAWGVYQGCLLVAHRCIQRARIPTGAGWQSPVMRALTAAISWAATFALVSLGWILFHAGGLREAAAMLRAVISPANYFRLTLPSSFYVVVLLTGGGYFAYVGARTLMMRLLRSDHLSPFVATAPADGPRRQATATLGRSGASIGLR
- a CDS encoding AMP-binding protein, yielding MTISTTLRSYGTLLDALAAAPPTKPFATIWDPRGDPQHVTVSFGEFHDLAAAYAGRYRARGLRPGDTIVLIVPQSLTLLAAFVGALVVGGIPTILAYPTFKTDPEKYRHGLSGVTRNLKARFIVLGETFPRELEAEIAGVETVRLGATQPPESSDTVWAAPRPDDVAFIQHSAGTTGLQKGVALSHRSVLNQLVGLCEVLDIVETDRIVSWLPLYHDMGLIACLILPLVAHLHVVMESPTDWVMWPGSLWRLATELRCTLCWLPNFAFQFLARRVPAEERRGFDLSTMRAVVNCSEPIRTESIEEFARVYALCGLDRDTLRSSYAMAENTFAVTQSRTLLTTITVNGKALIDHGRIFPVTADHPSARRLTSSGRPLPENHLRVLDELGNDVPDGMVGEVVIRSNSLFGEYYRRPDLTAKVLRDGWYWTGDVGVRWEHEVYVLGRKDDVIIVGGRNLHPQDLESAVAENPDVHDGRVVAFGLFNREQGTQDVVIVAEVDSDIGVSRQAEIQADIRRRVLDEVGVPARLVYLVPPKWIVKSTAGKPARSTTRRKLLELHPDLPLSKGAQ